DNA from Verrucomicrobiia bacterium:
CAAAAGGAGTCGCAACAATGAGCGGTTTCGAACACGTTATCCATTTCCACGGAATCAACACAGGATATAAACCGGGAAACGATTTTACCCAGGTTGGTTTGAGGCCTTTCGCCAAAGCTATTTCTATCAACAAATCTTTAAAAGCAATGGCCGTCGGACCACAAAGATCATAAACTTTTCCTATTGCGAATTCCCTTGTCAAAGCTCTCACAAAACAATGGGCCACGTTTTCAACCGCAATCGGTTGAAATAAATTTTTCCCTTCACCAAAACATGGCACACATCCCAACTGCAAAACATTCATCGGAAAACTCATCATTCGAACGAATATCTTAATGAATTCACTTTCCGATCCATAAATTAAAGAAGGACGAAAAATCGTCCAATCTAAACCGCTGGCACGCACCACTTCTTCCCCTGCCCATTTCGTCTGATGATAACAAGAAGCCGCATGCGGTCGTGTGCCCAAAGCGCTCATATGAATCAGGCGTTTCACACCAGAAGCTTGCATCGCTTTTACGACTTCACGTGTGGCTTCCACATGAGCAGTTCGAAAACGATTTTTCTTACTAGGCGCAATAATGCCGATCAAATGAATCACGGCTCTGATATCTTTCATGGCAGGCAACAAAGCATCTTTTTCCGACACATTCGCTTCAAAACAATCTACATCACGAAATTCAGGAAGTTTCTGCAACCTTTTTGCATTTCTCGAGACGACTCGGACGGAATGACCATGCTTTAACAGCTCCCTCACAACAAAACGCCCAACAAAACCGCTACCGCCTGTTATTAAGATCATAGACATTTTTAATTTAAACTTATTTTGCCAATTCTGCGCACTTTTTCAAATCCAGCTTCCCACTACCCAAAACTGGAATCGCTTCAACACGTTTCACCACTTTAGGAATCCATAAATTAGGCAAACCTTTTTCATGCATTTTTTTGATCAAATCCGCACCGGACAAATCCAATACACTCAACACCACCAACTCCTCACCTTTTTCCGCATGAGGTCTACCCACGACTGTAAAAATCGGGTGATCATGCTCCTTAGCGTGATAACACTCATTCAAATGTTGTTCTACCACTCCATGGGGAACCATTTCACCACCAATTTTAGAAAAGCGCGACAATCGACCTTCAATATAAAGAAAACCGTCTTCATCCATTCTCCCCAAATCTCCTGTTTTTAGCCATCCTTCTTGTAACACTTCATTCGTTCGCTTGGGATCATTCAAGTAACCCTTGAAAATATTAACCCCCTTAAACCAAATCATGCCCTTCTCAAATAAAGACATCGGCGCGTCCGTTTCAGGATGTCGAATCCGCACAGCGACACCTCCTACCATGGGTCCAACACTACCACGACGATTGCGAGTCTGCCCTAGAAACTGTTCCTTCCACATTTCCGACTCCACAAAATTCGTGCTAATGACCGGCGAAGTTTCCGTCAACCCGTAACCCTCTCGAACCGGCACATGAAACCGCTCTTCAAACTGTTCCGCTAACTCTACAGGCAATTTTTCAGCTCCCGTCAAAACAACTTTTACCGTTTTAAGCTGTTCTGGCTTTACCCGACGTAAATAACTTCTCAAAAAAGTTGGCGTGCTAATCGCCAATGTCACGCCATAATGCTCAATCACTTGGCCTAATTTCACCACCTCCAAAGGACTCACATATGTCACGACCTCTGGTCCAAAACAAAGTGGATACCAAAGTGTCACAGTAAATCCAAAAGAATGAAAAATAGGTAAACACCCGAGGAGTTTACTTTCTGACGTTAATTCCAAAATTTCTCCGACCTGCAACGCATTTCCCAATAAATTACGATGCGTCAATATCACCCCTTTCGGCTCACCCGAACTACCGCTCGTAAACAACAAAGCCGCCTCCCGATCTCCGCCCTCCGTAGGAAGTTTAAAAAATTTCATGACCCCCTTCCACCCCAAGCTCATGATAACCATCCAACGCCACAACACTCTCCCTCTTCCAATCTCTTTCAATACCGTCGACAAATCCCAACGTTGCACCGGCCAAGGAAAATCTTTCATCTTCTCCACCAATGCCTCAACTGTAAAAACGGAATTTAAATTCGCAATACGCATGGCCATTTCATTACTCGCCATACCCGCAGTAAAATTTAAATTTACTGGCACTTTACCTGCTAAAACAGTCGCCAAATTAATCAGCACAGCCCCCAAACCAGGCGGCAATACAATTCCAACTCTCGGTCCTGAAACATGACAGCGAATCCAACTCGCTAACGCCAAAGCCGATGCCAACAACAAACCGCCATTCAATTGACGACCTTGTTGAAAAGCATCAGTCACAACCGGCTTAAACTGTTTTCTTTTCAAACCGCGCACACACGCTTGTGCTAACGACTGCTGCAACACCTCACGATTCTCGTAAGCTTTCGCGCCTAATTCATAAAGCGCCTCTCGAACCTTCGCCACCGAAAAAATTTCTGCTGCAATCGCCTCTCCCATCTCTATTTCCTGTTCGGCAATCCAGACTGGAATCACCGAACATTTTGCTCGTTTTACCAATGGCTCTAGCCCTTCATGCAATCGCAATAAACCACTCCAATCAGTTAAAGCACCTTGAGGCGGCAAAGAAAGACTGCCTTGATCCAAATATTGAACAGCCTCTTCAAATCCCTTTTCACCAGTCGCAAACGTTTTTAATTTTTTCCTCCAAATCTCCGCCGTTAAAACAACCGTGCTTTCCGATAAAAAAGCGCGAATAGGCAATTTAAACGTTTGATGCAACCATAGTAAACGATCCGCTGTTACATGATTAGTAACAAAAATACAAGGAGCAGGAGATGATGAATCTTTCATTAACTCAAAACAACTTCGTCAGACAATTCGCAACAACAAAAAAACTCCAACTCCAAGACCACCCAAACTCAAAATCATCATCGGCACTTGAGGCATGGGTTTGCGAGTGCGTTGCCAAACATGAAAAAAACGGGAAAACAAAAGTAAACTAATAAAACAACCAATCCCAGTTGCCACAATCGCATTGCGACTCATCCAATAAAAACTAAAAAACAATATGAAACCACTAATTAAACCAGCAATCAAAGAAGCTTGCGATTTTACTTTGAGATAACCGTAAAGCCCTCCCAACGCGGTTAATATGCCAAAAATTAAAAAATAGTTTGCCGCAAAATTTTGCATACTCATGTCAACAGCTTAAATAGAAAATTCTTTAGGAAAAGTCTGAATTCATGAATTATTTCATTTTATTCTCTTAAATAATTCCAAAGTTTTAACCCGTTCCGCTGCATGGTCTACTAATGGAGCAGGATAATCTTTGATATTCTTTCCAGAAGCATGAATCTCTTCCGCAGATAACGAACCCAACTCTGGCACAAACTTCTTAATAAACTCTCCCTGCGGATCAAATTTTTGACTTTGGCTAATAGGAGAAAAAATGCGGAAATAAGGAGCAGCATCCGTTCCCGTGCTGGCGCTCCATTGCCAACCTCCATTATTAGCCGCCAACTCGCCGTCCATTAATTTTTTTAAAAAATATTTTTCGCCCCACTGCCAAGAAATATGCAAATCTTTAGTCAAAAACATCGCCACAATCATCCGCAAACGATTATGCATCCAACCCGTTGTATTAAGTTGTCGCATGGCCGCATCCACAATCGGATAACCCGTTTTACCATCGCACCACGCTTGAAAATGTTCCTGATTTTCAGACCATTTTAACTGATCATATTCCGATCGAAATGCGCCTTTGACCACATGAGGAAAATAATAAAGCACATGCACATAAAATTCACGCCAAATCAACTCCTTCAAAAAAACATCCATATTTCGACGCGCTGCGGAACCCACTTTTTTTTGCTCGTTCACCACTGACTCATAAACAGTCCTTGCGCTGATTGTGCCAAATCGTAAATGAGGCGAAAGATGAGATGTTGCATTTAAAGCGGGAAAATCTCTTTTTTCACTATAATGCGAAGCCCTTTTATCTAAAAATTGTCGCAACACTTCATGTGCTTCGCGCTCGCCCGATTTCGCAATCGCATAATCCAAAGAAAAATTAAGCTCTTTCAGCAAAGGCAAAGGCTGTGAAAAAAAAGATTTCAAACCCTCTCCTTGCCCCTGAAATCTGGCCCACACCTTAGGTCGAGGCAACGTTAACCATTTTTTAGAAAAAGGCGTAAAAACCGTATAAGGCTTATTTTGCTCGGTTTTCAAAGCGCCCGGTTCCTGCATTAAAAAATCAGGAAAAGTTTTTGTTTCAACTCCTTGCTCGTGACATGCCCGTTCAATTGCCGCATCCCGCGGCAAAGTATAAGGATCATATTTACGATTCCAATAAATCGCCGATGCTCCCACTTCCTTGGCTAACTTCACTAATTCCGTTAAAGAATCTCCTTTTCTCACAATCAAACGGGATCCCACCGCCTCTAAATTTTTTTGCAAAGAAACCAAAGCATCAAGCATAAATTGCACACTCGCTGCCCCAAATTCATCACGAGCTAAAACCTGTCGATCTAAACAAAAAACAGGGATCACCCGATCCGCTTCTTGCATCGCATGATAAAGCGAACTATTGTCTGACAAACGAAGATCACGCCGAAACCAATGGATAATGGTTTTCATTGCAAATACATATTAGTCACTCGCTCATATCCAATCGTTGTTTCTGGACCATGACCCGGAAACACTTTGACCTCGTCTGGCAAACTCAAAAGCTTTTCACGAATGCCTGACAACAAAATTTCTTGCGATCCTCCGGGTAAATCCCATCGCCCCACACCGCCGCGAAACAAAACATCGCCACCAAACAAAACTTGATTTTTCGGCTCATAAAAACAAACACTCCCCGGCGAATGTCCTGGCACATGCAAAACAGAAAATTCATACTGGCCCGCGTTAATTTTTTCTCCTTCTTGCCAATAATGATCCGCTTTAAGCGTCTCAAACTTTTCCTCGATTCCAAAACGTTTCCAAAGATCGGGCTCCAAAAACATCGACTCATCCGCACGATGATAACCCACACGACATTGCGTCAACCTCTGCACCTGAGCGCCATCCCAGTTATGATCAAAATGACCATGAGTAAAAAACAGCCAATCCACTTTCCATTGCCGATCCTTCACTACCTGCACGATTCCCTGCGGAGCATCGATCAACACCGCTGCTTCTGGCAAATAATAGGCATTGGTTTCTAATAAACCTCCCGTATAAACTTCAACTTGCATAAATTACAATAAAGAATCTATTAAAAGTATGAAAGTCAAACGTGCACTTCTTTCCGTTTCCGACAAAACCGACCTTTTGCCGCTCGCCCAAACGCTCGTCCAACACAATATCGAACTCATCGCCACAGACGGAACCGCTCAATATCTAAAAAAAGAAAACATCCCTGTCATCGAAATCACCACTCTTACCGGCTTTCCTGAAATGTTAGATGGACGAGTCAAAACCCTGCATCCACAAATTCACGCCGCCCTCCTTTTTCAACGCGACAATCCCACTCACCAACAACAAACTCAACAACACAACATCCTTCCCATCGACTTGATCATCGTCAATCTTTACCCCTTCGAAAAAATTATCCATAACACCCCAGAAAACGTAAAACAAGCTATTGAAAATATTGATATCGGTGGAGTCGCACTTTTACGAAGCGCAGCAAAAAACTTCCAACACGTCACCGCAATTTGCAATCCGCAAGATTACCTTACCCTTACCGCCCAACTCAAAACTCATGGCAACACCACTTTGGAATACCGAAAAAATCTCGCACAAAAAGTTTTTCAACACACAAGCGCTTACGACGCCCTAATCGCTAATTATTTAACCCCCAATCCCGCCTCACCTCCAGACCAACTGCATCTGGCCCTATCTCAAACCTGCTCCTTACGCTATGGCGAAAATCCTCATCAAAAAGCCGCTTTTTACGGAAAATTTCCTTTTCAACAACTTCATGGCAAAGAACTTTCCTACAACAACCTGCTCGATACCCATGCAGCCCTTCAACTCATTCACGAATTTACCGAACCCACTGCCGCCATCCTGAAACACACCAACCCTTGCGGCGTTGGCAGCGCTCATCAACTCATCGACGCTTGGGACAAAGCCTATGCCACAGATCCCTTTTCTCCTTTCGGCGGCATTCTCATTTTCAATCGCACCATCACGCGCGATCTCGCTCAAAAAATACACACCATCTTTTGCGAAATCTTACTAGCACACCATTTTGAACCCGAAGCGCTTGACCTATTAAAAGAAAAGAAAAACCTACGCATCCTCCAATTTTCATCTTTCCCAACTATTCCTTGGGAAATTAAATCAACTTTGGGCGGTCTCTTGCTTCAACAACCCGACAATCAATTGCTGCCCGCAGAAAAAGGGCAAGTCGTCACACGTCGTCAACCCACCGAAGAAGAATGGCAAGCATTACACTTTGGGTGGCGCGTCGTAAAACACGTCAAATCCAATGCCATCGTCTACACCAACACCGACCGCACCCTAGGCATTGGCGCTGGCCAAATGTCACGCATCGACGCCTCGCAAATTGCCATACAAAAAGCACATGATGCTGGCTTAAGCTTAAAAAATAGTATCATTGCTTCCGACGCATTCTTCCCTTTTGCCGATGGCGTCCTAGCCGCCGCCAAAGCCGGTGCCACCGCTGTCATCCAACCTGGCGGCAGCCTACGCGACAAAGAAGTTATCGAAGCTTGCAATCATCATAACCTCGCCATGATTCTTACTAGCGAAAGACATTTTCGACATTAATTGATCAGCCTTCTGTTTTCAGCAATCAGCTTTTAGTATTAATAGTGCTTACCGATTCCCTTTGCGAATTGGCTTAAAATCCACTATATTGAAATAATGTCCCGGGCTTCTCACAATACCATTTGCTCTTTTTGCGGCAAAAATCATGCCGAAGTCAGGCGTTTAATTGCAGGACCTGGAGTCTACATTTGCGATAGCTGCATTCACGTTTGCAAAAATATTTTGGACAAAGAATTAAGTGAAGAAACGGTTTCTTCCACACCATCACTACATATTCCCAAGCCCATCGAAATTAAAGAACAACTGGATCATTACGTAATCGGTCAAGAAATGGCAAAACGTGTGCTTTCTGTAGCGGTTCACAACCATTATAAACGCATCTTTTTTTCGCAAAATCAAAGTTCTCCTTTTCTAGCGCATCACGAAGTGGAAATTGAAAAAAGCAATATTCTGTTAATTGGCCCGACAGGCTCGGGCAAAACTTTACTGGCAAAAACTTTGGCAAAAATTTTGGATGTGCCTTTTTGTATTGCCGATGCCACAGCTATTACGGAAGCTGGCTATGTAGGTGAAGATGTGGAGACGATTGTTTTAAGACTCCTACAAAATGCTAATTACGATGTGAAAAGGGCTGAGATCGGCATCGTTTATATTGATGAAATTGATAAAATTGGTCGTAAAACAGAAAATGTTTCCATCACCCGCGATGTTTCTGGAGAGGGTGTGCAACAAGGATTATTAAAAATTCTTGAAGGCACGATTTGCAACGTTCCACCTCAAGGCGGTCGCAAACATCCTCATCAAGAATATATTCAGGTAAACACGGAAAATATTTTGTTCATTTGTGGTGGCGCATTTGTAGGGTTAGATAAAATGGTTAACCGTCGTCTTGGCGCTAAAGTGTTAGGTTACCACTCACCCGATACCCAATCTGCTTTTTCCTCAGAACTTTCTTTATTACAACAAGTCGAACCTGAAGATTTAATCACTTTCGGTTTAATTCCTGAATTTATTGGCCGTCTTCCTGTCACAGCGGTGTTGGACGAATTGGTCGAAGCAGAACTGGTTCGCATTATGACCGAAACTAAAAATGCTCTCGTCAAACAGTTTACTAAGCTTTTTGCGATGGAAGAGGTAAAATTAACGATCGAAAAAGAAGCGCTTGCAAGTATGGCACAACAAGCTTTGAAGAAAGGCACAGGCGCGCGAGCATTACGCTCGATTTTTGAGCATCTCATGCTAGATGCCATGTTTGAAATTCCCTCCTCACATCGAGAGGTTATGGAAATTGTCATCACGCGTGCTGCGGTGGAAGGCAAAGCTAAACCCAAACTGCATTATCGTCCAGAACGAGAAGCAGCAGCTTAATAAAATTAATTTTTTTTCTGTAGCTGAGCAACGAGTCCTTCTAATTCTTTGACTCGTTTTAATAGTTCCGGCAAACGCCGCATTGCTGCTTCAATTCGTTGCTCTTCACGAATCGGTTGTGCATGATAACCTGAAACAATTGATTTGGCCGGCACATCCTTGGAAACCCCAGCTTGTGCCGTTACCACAGCCCCATCGCCAATATGAATATGCCCCACCATTCCTACTTGTCCGGCAACAATCACTTGCTGTCCCAATGTTGTGCTGCCCGAAATGCCAGCCTGTGCCACAATAATCGTATGCTTACCCACAACCACGTTGTGAGCGATTTGAACCAAGTTATCAATTTTCACCCCTTCTTGAATCCAAGTCTTACCAAAACGCGCGCGATCAATTGTGGTATTCGCTCCGATCTCTACCCGATTATCAATTTGAACTATCCCCACTTGCGGAATCTTTTCTGCACCACCTTGTGAAAGATCAAAACCAAATCCATCCGCACCAATTACAGCTCCGCTGTGAATCACTACTTCGTCACCAACTTGACAACGCTCCAAAATCGTAACATTTGGATGAATCAAACTATTTTTCCCAATTTTTACCTCGCGCCCAAGATAAACATTCGCGCCGATTACTGTTCCCTCACCAATTTCCACATTCTCTTCAATCACAGCACCAGCTTGAATTGTCACACTCGCTGCAAGTTTAGCTTCAGGAGAAATGATAGCTTGCGGATGAAGTTCTGCCTTGGGCTTGGGTCGGAGCGGAAAGTATAAGGCACAAATTTTAGCAAAAGCTTTCGACGGATTTTCCACTCGCAAAAGCGAAACCTGATCATTGGGACAAGGTTCTTTAAGACCTAACAAAATAGCGCCTGCACGGGATTTTTGTGCGCTGCGTTTATATTTAGGATTGGCCAAAAAAGAAAGTTGATCGGGCATCGCATCGTCCAATCCTCCCACACCTGTTATCAAACGAGCGCCATCACCTTCCAGAGTCGCTTCAACCAGTTTTGCCAGTTCTAAAACTGTATTTTGCACAACAAACTACTGGTCTTTCTTCTCGCCACTATTCGAGGAAGAAGAAGGCTTATTCGCATTCAAAATTTTAATAATCGAATCCGTAAAATCCATACTATCGGATGAATAAACGATAATAGGAGCTGCAGCCATCGATTGGGCAGTCTTATCGAACACTAATGTGTAACCATTTTTCGAAGCATAATCCTGTACCACTTTAGTAATTTCTTTTACAATTCCATCACGCAAACGCATCATCGTGGTTTGAATTTCGTTTTGTCGTTCATTATTAAATTGCGTGATTTCTTTTTCGCGCAATTGCAATTCTTTCGCTTTTTCCATAGTAGCTTTACGTTTCGCTTCCTGCACGGATTCGGCTAAAGCCGGATTTTGCGCATCATCTTTTAATTTATCATATTCATCGGCTAGTTTTTGATAATCGGTCATCTTTAACTGGCGCTCTTTTTTGTAAGACGCTTCCAATTCGCTAACACGGGCTTTAGATTCTGCTGTTTTATAATAAGCATCAAATGCGCGATTTAAATCAACCATTCCCACTTTCATTTGAGCCTGACTCAAAGAAGTGATCATTCCTAATCCTATTATTGCCAATAATATTTTTTTCATCATCTTTTTAACCTATTTTATTAACCTATTTGATCTATTAGAATTGATAGCCGACGTTAAAGTGAAATTGAGGTCCATCATCGTTATACTTGTCGGTAACCAGCGGCATACCTAAATCTAAACGTAATGGGCCAATGGGCAAATTTAAGCGTAACCCGACACCTGCGCCAACATTAAAATTATTAGGTGAAAAATCGAATGCTGCCTTATTGACAAAACCTGCATCCACAAAAACAGCTCCTCGAACTCGACTGAAAATGGGGAAAGTTAATTCCACCGTTCCATAAGCCATGGTCTTGCCACCCACTGGTGTTCCTTCAAAATCTTTTTCATCATCAATCTTATCTTTTAAATCGTCTTTTTCATCATTTAGATCGTCTTCTTCCTCTTCAGAAAGATTGTCCTTGTCTAGCTCACGATTAATTTCATCAATACGATCTCGCTCATCATCTAAGCCGGGGAAATTGTCCGGTTCATATTTAGGCCCCACATCACGAAACTTAAACCCACGAATGCTGTTCGAGCCTCCAGCAAACAGTCGATCAAAAATAGGCACGTCATCCCCACCAAAACTATCCACTACCGCAACATTGCCTTGCAAACTTAAAATCATATCCAAAGGCAAACTGAAATATTGTTCTGCTTCAAACCCAATTTTATAAAGTTCGACATCGCCTCCGGCAGCAACTTCTAATGAACCGTCAATGCGATGACCCTTACGCGTTAGAAAAACGCTATCACGCGTGTCATGCGTTAAACCAAACTCAATCGCATTACGAATGCGCGAACCGTTTTCTGGCTCCAAAAACAGTGGCGCATCACCTTTGACATCTAAATTAATACTTTCGATCTTATAAATCGCTCGCGCCGTGAGAAAATCGTTAAGAGCTTTGGCAAATTTAAAATGACCGCCAACCCGTTGCTCATCGTAATACGAACTAAAATAACTGGCGTTACGATAAAAAAGATCGACCCCAAAAGAAAGCCGTTGATTCATAAACCACGGTTCCACAAAAGAGATAGTAAAATCCTGCCGTTTATCACCATATTGCAAACGCGTCCTAAATTTTTGACCGCCACCAATAAACGAAGGCCAATTCGCAATATCAAAATTCCCCTGACTAAATTCAGCAAAACCAATAAAGCTATCAATCGAACTATAACCTGCACCAAAAGTAAACGACCCCGTGCGCTCTTCTTCCACCGTAACCACCATATTCTTGCGGCTTGGGATTGCTGTTTCTTGCGGACTAATATCCACTTTCGAAAAATAATTTAAATTTTCCAAACGCTTCTTGCTCGCATCCACGCGCACACTATTATAAACATCACCGGGCGCAACAGCTAATTCGCGTCGAATTACCTTATCTTTCGTCTTGTTGTTACCCTGAATAATAATGCGCTCCACAAACCCTTGAGGTCCTTCGGTGATATTATAGGCTAAATCCATGCGCCCCGATTCAATACTCGGACGTCGCGTCGGCACAACTTCGGCATCAATGTAACCTTGCTCTCCGTAAAGATCGCGAACTGCTTTCAAATCCGTTTCTAAACCGAGAGGCGAATAAACAGAGCCCTCTAACATGCTCATACGATTGCGAATTTTTTCTTTGGAATAAACCACATAACCTTCCAACGTAACAGAACCCACTTTGTAAGGAGTGCCT
Protein-coding regions in this window:
- the bamA gene encoding outer membrane protein assembly factor BamA; amino-acid sequence: MRLPKISWLMIVGLLFLGGITPFGVYGQESTNRPPATIDEIEDSSASSPTDLPEESSLPEPVLDDADVDAAASDAATSSESTGDEVVYPPSQSDEEVFGPPIKEIEIEYAGPKSVSKAVILSNMRTTVGQPYSQAAIEEDVHNLYETGLFVNLRVYDEPLADGVKIIVIVQPKPLVRQVTLVGWSEVPEGRLLKEVKTKAGEVLNEQQVAKDAMAMQAYYQKKGFKDAQVTYQVETSEETGRCSVTFNISESGRQYLHGIQFVGNDSFPASRLRKEFKTKKRGLLSWLTGTGVVKEEQFQDDLIALKQFYQNQGYIDMEIQGVEFRRVGDEDVDAVIKVSEGTPYKVGSVTLEGYVVYSKEKIRNRMSMLEGSVYSPLGLETDLKAVRDLYGEQGYIDAEVVPTRRPSIESGRMDLAYNITEGPQGFVERIIIQGNNKTKDKVIRRELAVAPGDVYNSVRVDASKKRLENLNYFSKVDISPQETAIPSRKNMVVTVEEERTGSFTFGAGYSSIDSFIGFAEFSQGNFDIANWPSFIGGGQKFRTRLQYGDKRQDFTISFVEPWFMNQRLSFGVDLFYRNASYFSSYYDEQRVGGHFKFAKALNDFLTARAIYKIESINLDVKGDAPLFLEPENGSRIRNAIEFGLTHDTRDSVFLTRKGHRIDGSLEVAAGGDVELYKIGFEAEQYFSLPLDMILSLQGNVAVVDSFGGDDVPIFDRLFAGGSNSIRGFKFRDVGPKYEPDNFPGLDDERDRIDEINRELDKDNLSEEEEDDLNDEKDDLKDKIDDEKDFEGTPVGGKTMAYGTVELTFPIFSRVRGAVFVDAGFVNKAAFDFSPNNFNVGAGVGLRLNLPIGPLRLDLGMPLVTDKYNDDGPQFHFNVGYQF